A genomic window from Henningerozyma blattae CBS 6284 chromosome 3, complete genome includes:
- the ATG5 gene encoding Atg5p (similar to Saccharomyces cerevisiae ATG5 (YPL149W); ancestral locus Anc_8.666): MNVIQNLLWQGSVNVQIIIDSELLLPGVPWQETIVNLRLPRNSYLILCIPLILKQTGKFLKLQFDSNTYIPWFEFENVPVYWNYPIGILFDTLTGLDPAQRDAKYFKSEDMIYYWKLQLGFCSITDCNQNGIIPFQSHESNQAIKKYWIHQWKQACFILNGNSKKIMSFSNNDIELFWQSILERDPVKFMDLSNKIIPKRPHRLPIVIYQILPTICISNPVVIIDNTNRNFQTVFDLMKREFPNYFLNVNNDSGTYNIAKVISNGIEIPLEMKLLEFYLNFKSMDGFLYISLSFFTQSN; this comes from the coding sequence ATGAAtgtaattcaaaatttactATGGCAAGGTTCAGTCAATgttcaaattataattgaCTCTGAATTACTACTACCAGGAGTACCTTGGCAAGAAACAATCGTCAACTTAAGGCTACCAAGAAATAGTTATCTGATATTATGTATaccattaattttaaagcaaactggaaaatttttaaaattacaatttgattcaaatacGTATATCCCATGGTTCGAATTCGAAAATGTACCTGTTTATTGGAATTACCCGATCGGTATATTGTTCGATACATTGACAGGCTTAGATCCTGCTCAAAGAGatgcaaaatattttaagtCGGAAGacatgatttattattggaaaCTACAATTAGGCTTTTGCTCAATTACAGACTGTAACCAGAATGGTATTATACCGTTCCAATCTCATGAGTCAAATCAAgctattaaaaaatattggattCATCAATGGAAACAGGCTTGTTTCATACTAAATGgaaattccaaaaaaatcatGTCGTTTTCgaataatgatattgaattattttggCAAAGTATCTTGGAAAGAGACCCTGTAAAGTTCATGGATTTATCGAACAAAATTATACCGAAAAGACCACATAGATTACCTATTGTCATTTACCAAATATTACCGACTATTTGTATTTCAAATCCGGTGGttataattgataatacaaatagAAACTTTCAAACAGTCTTTGATCTAATGAAAAGAGAATTTcctaattattttctaaatgtaaataatgattcagGGACGTATAATATAGCTAAGGTAATATCAAATGGTATAGAAATTCCTCttgaaatgaaattattagaattttatttaaattttaaaagtatgGATggatttttatatatttcattatcattttttacACAaagtaattaa
- the SSP2 gene encoding Ssp2p (similar to Saccharomyces cerevisiae SSP2 (YOR242C); ancestral locus Anc_8.670): MTKDDRTKKAEPASRIISFSNLIYGPPNNHVTGTRYEEGNGNGTKGPLGNGYELFGFRRFAKNYLLCKKPSSINEEKMSVNNAEANLITVRGEISDCFKLYEQERERESQSDLEGVPELLHYSVPMGQITASEYEPMTEESLNDVDTHDNSFKSKDGTTGGESREMVVVSITGIPPGTGLGSVLSQMSGGPLRRITLHTQYSYILGQERISGIDLKYFKEKDARGFMRLGSSNLFRVNGLHLRPELHGDSDVEADVDIDKCSIAQKNKNEVTEPEVSRCLLFKRFGINECLPCGEDKLMHSTHSNRSGSTEGHNNCCESVCGLKNDFKKYGTILDVTPIVSRKLCFAVHFANVASAIRAMQAFELKGTELNKKYYKRWAMWYGKDLTDKPSIEL, encoded by the coding sequence ATGACAAAGGACGATAGAACCAAAAAAGCAGAACCTGCCTCACGGATAATATCCTTTAGTAATCTAATATATGGGCCTCCAAATAACCACGTCACTGGTACAAGGTATGAAGAAGGTAACGGGAATGGAACTAAAGGACCATTGGGGAATGGGTATGAATTGTTTGGGTTTCGTCGGTTTgcaaagaattatttgttgtGTAAGAAACCAAGTAGTATCAATGAAGAGAAGATGAGTGTGAATAATGCAGAAGCAAATTTAATTACTGTAAGGGGCGAAATAAGtgattgttttaaattatatgaaCAAGAACGTGAGAGAGAGTCGCAAAGTGATTTGGAGGGAGTTCCTGAATTGTTGCATTATAGTGTTCCTATGGGTCAAATCACAGCTAGTGAATATGAACCTATGACCGAAGAAAGTTTGAACGATGTGGATACACATGATAATAGTTTCAAGAGTAAAGATGGAACAACTGGTGGTGAGTCCCGAGAGATGGTTGTTGTTAGTATCACTGGAATTCCGCCAGGAACTGGCTTAGGTAGTGTGTTGAGCCAGATGAGTGGCGGCCCATTGAGAAGAATTACATTGCATACACAATACAGTTATATCTTAGGGCAAGAGCGAATTAGTGGGATTGATTTAAAGTACTTCAAAGAGAAAGATGCTCGAGGGTTTATGAGGCTAGGTAGCAGTAACTTATTTAGAGTAAATGGCTTACATTTGAGACCAGAATTACATGGGGACAGTGACGTAGAAGCTGATGTAGATATTGATAAGTGTTCAATTGCacagaaaaataaaaatgaagtaACTGAACCAGAAGTATCAAGATGTCTACTTTTTAAGCGTTTTGGGATCAACGAATGTTTACCCTGTGGAGAAGATAAATTGATGCATTCTACACACAGTAATCGTAGTGGTAGTACTGAAGGTCATAATAACTGTTGTGAAAGTGTGTGTGGATTGAAGAATGATTTCAAGAAGTACGGAACAATCCTCGATGTAACACCAATTGTATCACGTAAACTCTGTTTTGCTGTGCATTTTGCTAATGTGGCAAGTGCAATTCGTGCAATGCAGGCTTTTGAACTCAAGGGTACCGAACTTAACAAGAAGTACTATAAGCGGTGGGCAATGTGGTATGGCAAAGACTTGACAGACAAGCCCAGTATCGAACTATAA
- the PUS7 gene encoding pseudouridine synthase PUS7 (similar to Saccharomyces cerevisiae PUS7 (YOR243C); ancestral locus Anc_8.671), which translates to MSEIQDNPAKRSLEETQVENSVSKKARVNVVDNGISEADVGITYFLSPEICGFKGQIKQRYTDFLVNEIDKQGNVVNLTDKGFNMPKKAKQSPEENKKNREEELAKRHSFTPESESRAQLVELLGEEDVSKIEEVYREAVSMETTKTFDDKTERTKIHHLLRAAFNNELESVTTDSNSFKIARSNNKSRVNKKELVERTKDANGVENWGYGPTKEFLHFTLHKENKDTMDAVNIIAKLLRFPTRVIRFAGTKDRRGVTCQRLSISKLSVDRLNALNRTLKGMTVGGFKYEDVSLNLGELQGNEFVIVIRDVQVNEDSSMTLEDILDKGCKSLTNNGFINYFGMQRFGTFSVSTHEIGKELLNENWENAVELILSEQTNVQPKSIEARKIWAETKDAKEALKKMPRQCLAENAVLHFLSSQALGEDGKYSANAYYTAIMKIPRNLRTMYVHAYQSYVWNAVASKRIELYGLKLVPGDLVVNDEEQIITEEKEEEFDEDLREADFVRAKAVTQEDIDQGKYTIDDMILPTPGFDVIYPTDEKLKELYVELMKKDGMNPFEMRRKVRDFSLAGTYRVVINKPKELEYNIIKYETDTQQLINSDLEILNNKRGKENGQKYMKDKLQRISKEKGGDKVAVILKFQLGISAYATMLLRELMKLETSRRGDMCDVTVQNSVNKEEPKIN; encoded by the coding sequence ATGTCAGAAATTCAAGATAATCCTGCTAAAAGAAGCTTAGAAGAAACTCAAGTCGAGAATTCTGTCAGCAAGAAGGCTAGAGTAAATGTTGTGGATAATGGAATTTCAGAAGCTGATGTTGGTATCACTTACTTTTTAAGCCCTGAAATTTGCGGTTTCAAAGGTCAAATTAAACAAAGATACACTGATTTTTTGGTgaatgaaattgataagCAAGGTAATGTTGTTAATCTAACTGATAAAGGGTTTAATATGCCAAAGAAAGCAAAGCAAAGCCCtgaagaaaataagaaaaatcgTGAAGAAGAACTAGCTAAAAGACATTCATTTACACCTGAGTCAGAATCTCGTGCTCAGCttgttgaattattagGTGAAGAAGATGTTTCTAAGATTGAAGAAGTTTATCGTGAAGCTGTTTCAATGGAGACTACCAAGACATTTGATGATAAAACTGAAAGGACAAAGATTCATCATTTGTTACGAGCtgcttttaataatgaattagagTCTGTTACTACAGATAGCAatagttttaaaattgctagaagtaataataaatcgCGAGTAAACAAGAAAGAATTGGTGGAAAGAACAAAAGATGCTAATGGTGTCGAAAATTGGGGATATGGTCCAACTAAGGAATTTTTACATTTCACATTGcataaagaaaataaagatactATGGATGCGGTAAACATTATTGCCAAGCTATTAAGATTCCCAACACGTGTAATTAGATTTGCAGGTACAAAGGATCGTAGAGGTGTTACCTGCCAAAGATTATCAATTTCTAAACTAAGTGTAGATAGATTAAATGCTTTAAATAGAACGTTGAAAGGTATGACTGTAGGTGGTTTCAAATATGAAGATGTTAGCTTAAACCTTGGTGAGCTTCAGGGTAATGAGTTTGTAATTGTTATTAGAGATGTTCAAGTTAATGAAGATTCCAGCATGACCTTAGAAGACATTTTAGATAAAGGATGTAAATCATTAACTAATAATggatttatcaattattttggAATGCAAAGATTTGGTACTTTTAGTGTTTCCACTCATGAAATTGGTAAAGAACTATTGAATGAAAATTGGGAAAATGCTGTTGAATTGATTTTATCAGAGCAAACTAATGTCCAACCAAAATCTATTGAAGCTCGTAAAATTTGGGCTGAAACTAAAGATGCTAAAGAGGCTTTAAAAAAGATGCCAAGACAGTGTCTTGCTGAAAATGCTGTCTTGCATTTTCTTTCGTCTCAAGCGTTAGGTGAAGATGGGAAATACTCTGCCAATGCTTATTATACAGctataatgaaaattccAAGAAACTTAAGAACTATGTATGTCCATGCTTATCAAAGTTATGTGTGGAATGCTGTTGCTAGTAAAAGAATTGAGTTATATGGTTTAAAATTGGTTCCCGGTGATTTAGTCGTGAATGATGAAGAACAAATCATTACCGAAGAAAAGGAAGAGGAATTTGACGAAGATTTGAGAGAAGCAGACTTCGTTCGTGCTAAGGCGGTCACTCAGGAAGATATAGATCAAGGGAAATATACGATAGATGATATGATCTTGCCAACACCAGGGTTTGATGTTATTTACCCAAcagatgaaaaattaaaagaactatatgttgaattaatgaaaaaagatGGCATGAATCCATTTGAAATGAGAAGAAAAGTACGTGATTTCTCGTTAGCTGGTACGTATAGAGTTGTGATTAACAAGccaaaagaattagaatataatattatcaaatatgaAACTGACACTCAGCAATTAATTAACAGtgatttagaaattttgaataataaaagaggaaaagaaaatggtCAGAAATATATGAAGGATAAGTTACAAAGAATTAGTAAAGAAAAAGGTGGTGATAAAGTTGCTgtcattttaaaatttcagcTAGGCATCAGTGCATATGCTACTATGCTGTTGCGTGAACTAATGAAATTAGAGACATCACGCCGTGGTGATATGTGTGATGTCACAGTCCAAAATTCAGTTAATAAGGAAGAGcctaaaattaattga